From the genome of Acidobacteriota bacterium, one region includes:
- a CDS encoding MFS transporter, which produces MRNRHRWLLLALVFIAIMINYVDRGNLSIAAPDMMKDFRINPESMGVLLSAFFWTYAAFQIPSGMLVDRFGIRWSYALSFLVWSLSSAAIALSRGPGDVIGMRMALGLAESVAPLASIAFIRSSFSGEEQGLPTSIYIAGQSIGPALGVLVGTILIAQFGWRMMFAITGLGALVWVPCWLFAAPPDGTRAERKAAREADKPAIPRPWTWNHLLRNGTFWAMALATLLASYYWFFVLTWVPSYLVISRGFSTLGMGRVLSMALLIMALVNIVAGKLADRLAAAMSVFRARLWFVVLGYIGTGTILLLLVTDRSWSLPVLAFSLCATGIGNSTYWAIVQHASPRHLVGRAIGFLNTVSVTGGVLAPVITGWLLGPQKHFGPAILVAGVCPVLAAVCLLAVGSRGLAGVKTLLAGKVYTEA; this is translated from the coding sequence ATGAGGAACCGTCACCGCTGGCTTCTTCTCGCGCTCGTCTTTATTGCCATCATGATCAACTACGTTGATCGCGGCAATCTCAGCATTGCCGCGCCGGACATGATGAAGGACTTCCGGATCAATCCGGAAAGCATGGGTGTGCTGCTCTCAGCCTTTTTCTGGACCTACGCCGCGTTTCAGATCCCATCCGGGATGCTGGTGGACCGCTTCGGCATCCGCTGGTCTTACGCCCTGTCTTTTCTGGTCTGGTCGCTCTCATCTGCCGCCATTGCCCTCAGCCGCGGGCCCGGTGACGTAATCGGCATGCGCATGGCTCTGGGCCTGGCCGAATCGGTTGCTCCTCTGGCCAGCATTGCTTTCATCCGCAGTAGTTTTTCCGGGGAAGAACAGGGGTTGCCGACTTCGATCTATATTGCTGGTCAAAGCATCGGGCCTGCGCTGGGCGTATTGGTCGGCACCATCCTGATCGCCCAGTTTGGCTGGCGGATGATGTTTGCCATCACCGGGTTGGGTGCTCTGGTCTGGGTGCCCTGCTGGCTGTTTGCCGCTCCGCCTGACGGCACCCGCGCCGAACGTAAGGCGGCAAGGGAAGCTGATAAGCCGGCGATCCCCCGGCCTTGGACGTGGAACCATCTGTTGCGCAACGGGACTTTCTGGGCGATGGCGTTGGCCACCCTTCTGGCGTCTTACTACTGGTTTTTCGTGCTGACCTGGGTGCCAAGTTACCTGGTGATCTCGCGAGGGTTCTCAACGCTTGGAATGGGACGCGTGCTTTCGATGGCACTCCTGATCATGGCCCTGGTGAACATCGTGGCTGGCAAATTGGCGGACAGGCTGGCAGCCGCTATGAGCGTATTTCGCGCGAGGTTGTGGTTTGTTGTGCTGGGGTATATCGGTACGGGGACCATTCTTCTTTTGCTGGTGACGGACCGGTCATGGTCGCTTCCTGTGCTGGCATTTTCACTGTGCGCCACGGGCATTGGGAACTCCACCTACTGGGCCATTGTCCAGCATGCCTCGCCGAGGCATTTGGTAGGACGTGCGATCGGTTTCCTCAACACGGTTTCCGTGACGGGTGGAGTCCTGGCGCCTGTGATCACCGGATGGCTCCTTGGGCCGCAAAAACATTTTGGCCCGGCGATTCTGGTTGCCGGCGTCTGCCCCGTCCTGGCTGCTGTCTGCCTGCTTGCGGTGGGATCCAGGGGATTGGCAGGCGTTAAGACATTGCTGGCAGGCAAAGTTTACACGGAAGCGTAG